From the Cohaesibacter sp. ES.047 genome, one window contains:
- a CDS encoding carbohydrate ABC transporter permease produces the protein MTDSLMADPETALPKRRRRRRHTQWNGLLFVLPALLLVIVFFLVPLGMAAWMSLHKWPLMGFPRWVGLDNYERLLTDKSFWSSLLFTMQYTIVITIGLLGTAMALALIVQGQSKAISFYRTVFFLPVVTGFASAALLWVWLSNVDTGLFSPLAQDIGLTSGRVNILANFTPAFWSVIVMVIWKMAGFFMVILMSGLQAIPADYIEAARIDGAKWNQRFRYIIMPLIRKPFALALILCISGSMLAFDQFYIILNGGPQNSTVTAVYKIFNESFISFRLGYGAALSIVLLLILLVLSVIQLTLLSDRGPKE, from the coding sequence ATGACTGACAGTCTCATGGCAGACCCCGAGACAGCTTTGCCGAAAAGGCGCAGGCGCCGCCGGCATACTCAATGGAACGGACTGCTTTTCGTTCTTCCTGCCCTGCTCCTCGTCATCGTTTTCTTTCTCGTGCCTCTCGGCATGGCGGCCTGGATGTCTCTCCACAAATGGCCGCTGATGGGGTTCCCGCGTTGGGTCGGGCTTGACAATTATGAACGCCTCTTGACCGACAAGAGCTTCTGGTCGTCTCTTCTTTTCACGATGCAATATACCATCGTTATCACCATCGGGCTGCTGGGCACTGCCATGGCACTCGCGCTCATCGTCCAAGGTCAGAGCAAGGCGATCTCATTCTACCGAACCGTCTTTTTCCTGCCGGTCGTCACGGGCTTTGCCTCGGCTGCTTTGTTGTGGGTTTGGCTGTCCAACGTGGATACGGGCCTGTTCTCACCTCTTGCGCAGGATATCGGGCTAACGTCGGGACGGGTGAACATTCTGGCCAATTTCACGCCAGCTTTCTGGTCGGTCATCGTCATGGTGATCTGGAAAATGGCGGGCTTCTTCATGGTGATCCTGATGAGTGGATTGCAGGCCATTCCAGCCGATTATATCGAGGCCGCCCGCATCGACGGGGCCAAATGGAACCAGAGGTTCCGCTACATCATCATGCCGCTCATCCGCAAACCCTTCGCCCTCGCGCTCATTCTGTGCATCTCGGGCTCGATGCTGGCCTTTGACCAGTTCTACATCATCCTCAACGGCGGGCCACAAAACAGCACGGTCACGGCCGTCTACAAGATCTTCAATGAAAGCTTCATTTCCTTCCGTCTCGGATATGGCGCCGCGCTCTCTATCGTGCTGCTCCTCATCCTGCTGGTTCTCAGTGTTATCCAACTCACGCTTCTGAGCGACAGGGGGCCGAAAGAATGA